From the Stigmatella erecta genome, one window contains:
- the pbpC gene encoding penicillin-binding protein 1C: MRLPRVLQRRAGLGLLLLLLLMGGGAGAAWLVPLPARLASPHSAVIEYRDGTPAHVFLAPDERWRVLTRVEDVDPAYVQALRVLEDKRFGWHPGVDPLAVVRAGLSNVTRGRRVSGASTLTMQLVRVLEPRPRTLFSKLIESFRAVQLELHLSKDEILSAYLQFVPYGRNVEGVEAASLAYFGHRATHLSAAEISTLLAVPQNPNRRFPTPGNLGRLKAARDDIARRLLSEGALPLGPPGAVVTPGQLQSEVLATPVPRDLMPFPREAPHAAAWLRAQRPGASRLRTTLDAGTQRLAERLMRDAAGELRPRGIHNGVAVVVDHTSGEVAALVGSFNFFDARHGGQIAGFATPRSPGSALKPLLYAMGIDRGLMLPEHLVADTPESYGGYAPRNFDGRFMGLVRMEYALSQSLNIPFVRLLKGLGVERFLGTLRRAGVSSLASEPGFYGLSAAVGGLEVTPLELAGVYVALARDGRAAPLKVLREETPAPPFQAPELFSPGAAWLTRRALSLKDRPDFPARRRLTGIPAQVHWKTGTSFGHRDAWAAGSGPRHTAVVWLGNFDSSPSVHLVGAEAAGPLLFDILEAVGPRGLAAEADAPVPPPDLTLVEVCAYSGHLPTEACPQRREVFARRESVPTRRCPYHQHVEVDARTGLAVSPVCRSGREVESRVYLTWPASIRRWLTEQHRSLPTPPAYAPGCEPGGAEHPPEILSPAEGQVSLLIPGVAPEQQEVPLEAEAANDRELTWFVDGKFLGRAKAAERLWWTPARGTHEILVTDDRGLTSRRLLVVRERH, translated from the coding sequence ATGCGCCTGCCCCGCGTCCTCCAGAGACGGGCCGGCCTGGGCCTGCTGCTCCTCCTCCTGCTGATGGGGGGAGGGGCCGGGGCGGCCTGGCTCGTGCCGTTGCCCGCGCGCCTGGCCTCGCCGCACTCGGCCGTCATCGAGTACCGGGATGGCACGCCCGCGCACGTCTTCCTCGCCCCGGACGAGCGGTGGCGGGTGCTCACCCGGGTGGAGGACGTGGACCCCGCGTACGTGCAGGCCCTGCGCGTCCTGGAGGACAAGCGCTTCGGGTGGCACCCCGGGGTGGATCCGCTCGCGGTGGTGCGGGCGGGCCTCTCCAACGTGACGCGGGGGCGCCGGGTGTCCGGGGCCTCCACGCTCACCATGCAGCTGGTGCGCGTGCTGGAGCCCCGGCCGCGCACGCTCTTCTCGAAGCTCATCGAGTCCTTCCGCGCGGTGCAGCTCGAGCTGCACCTGTCCAAGGACGAGATTCTTTCCGCCTACCTCCAGTTCGTGCCGTACGGGCGCAACGTGGAGGGGGTGGAGGCCGCGTCGCTCGCGTACTTCGGGCACCGCGCCACGCACCTGAGCGCCGCGGAGATTTCCACGCTGCTCGCGGTGCCGCAGAACCCCAACCGCCGCTTTCCCACGCCCGGGAACCTGGGGCGGCTGAAGGCGGCCCGGGATGACATCGCCCGCCGCTTGCTGTCCGAGGGGGCCTTGCCCCTGGGGCCCCCGGGGGCGGTGGTGACGCCCGGGCAGCTCCAGTCCGAGGTGCTGGCCACGCCCGTGCCGAGGGACTTGATGCCCTTTCCCCGCGAGGCGCCCCATGCGGCGGCGTGGCTGCGGGCGCAGCGGCCGGGCGCCTCCCGGCTGCGCACCACCCTGGATGCGGGGACGCAGCGGCTGGCCGAGCGGCTGATGCGCGATGCGGCGGGGGAGCTGCGCCCCCGGGGCATCCACAACGGGGTGGCGGTGGTGGTGGACCACACGAGCGGGGAGGTGGCCGCGCTGGTGGGCAGCTTCAACTTCTTCGACGCGCGGCACGGCGGACAGATTGCCGGCTTCGCCACGCCGCGCTCGCCGGGCTCGGCGCTCAAGCCGCTCCTGTACGCCATGGGCATCGACCGGGGGTTGATGCTGCCGGAGCACCTCGTGGCGGACACGCCCGAGTCCTATGGCGGCTATGCGCCGCGCAACTTCGATGGGCGCTTCATGGGGCTGGTGCGCATGGAGTACGCGCTGTCCCAGTCGCTCAACATCCCCTTCGTGCGGCTCCTGAAGGGGCTGGGCGTGGAGCGCTTCCTGGGCACGCTGCGCCGGGCGGGCGTGAGCAGCCTGGCCTCCGAGCCTGGCTTCTACGGCCTGTCGGCGGCGGTGGGCGGGCTGGAGGTGACGCCGCTGGAGCTCGCCGGGGTGTACGTGGCGCTCGCGCGGGACGGCCGCGCCGCGCCGCTGAAGGTGCTGCGCGAGGAGACGCCCGCGCCCCCCTTCCAGGCCCCGGAGCTGTTCTCGCCCGGGGCGGCCTGGCTCACCCGGCGGGCGCTGTCGCTGAAGGACCGGCCCGACTTTCCGGCCCGGCGGAGGCTCACGGGCATTCCGGCGCAGGTGCACTGGAAGACGGGGACGAGCTTTGGCCACCGGGATGCGTGGGCGGCGGGCTCGGGCCCCCGGCACACGGCGGTGGTGTGGCTGGGCAACTTCGACAGCTCGCCCAGCGTGCACCTGGTGGGCGCGGAGGCCGCGGGCCCCTTGCTCTTCGACATCCTGGAGGCCGTGGGCCCCCGGGGGCTCGCCGCGGAGGCGGACGCGCCCGTGCCTCCCCCGGACCTGACGCTCGTGGAGGTCTGCGCCTACTCGGGCCACCTGCCCACGGAGGCCTGCCCGCAGCGGCGCGAGGTGTTCGCGCGGCGCGAGTCGGTGCCCACCCGGCGCTGCCCCTACCACCAGCATGTGGAGGTGGACGCGCGCACGGGGCTGGCGGTGAGCCCGGTGTGCCGCTCGGGCCGCGAGGTGGAGTCGCGCGTGTACCTCACCTGGCCCGCGAGCATCCGCCGCTGGCTGACGGAGCAGCACCGCAGCCTGCCCACGCCCCCCGCGTACGCGCCGGGCTGCGAGCCGGGCGGGGCCGAGCACCCGCCGGAGATCCTCTCGCCCGCCGAAGGGCAGGTGTCGCTCTTGATTCCGGGCGTGGCCCCGGAGCAGCAGGAGGTGCCCCTGGAGGCGGAGGCCGCGAACGACCGCGAGCTGACGTGGTTCGTGGACGGCAAGTTCCTGGGCCGCGCCAAGGCCGCCGAGCGGCTCTGGTGGACGCCCGCCCGGGGCACGCACGAGATCCTCGTCACCGATGACCGGGGGCTCACCTCCCGGCGCCTGCTGGTGGTGCGCGAGCGGCACTGA
- a CDS encoding Ig-like domain-containing alpha-2-macroglobulin family protein, giving the protein MNPQSLKTPRPPRPARARWLVAALLVGTALAGCKKEEGTPPAASGPGAVPAPGAPASPPAPPATPGAPASAEPLKPEAYVPTVREVAPGEGVVPTQLVFQFSRSVQYSDGQGKKGTVFRFTPEVEGQLEYYRDSTALSFTPGNGFALGTQYTVTVEAVETPTGVVKPPPAPYTFTTPAFAFLRMAPRQVDTEKGLVTVDLVFSGPVDAAKARRVSTFQVDGKPLTSFKLSADPEHRHILSAQLTSPLLKPGAKVGYALKAGLTSQQGGGGAPAGQGTFEVLGGKRLDITVVSLEEGNTGFYLEVQCRDVEMNAPPSRQYDEWYYSNQPGCSFDEDAAAEAIHFTPPVKFSVAPARRGFRLFGDFKRGKYTLKIDAGAISEGRGRLLSAFENSYTFGARTPQLVFTSAGRYLPRSAWRNLPLSHLNVDEAQLMVRQVPPENLIFWMSNDGQETADERTSNVLLAKALPLQGAQDVLSTTYLDVGSLVPSTTRGLVEVSLSYLNKRASSRILLTDLSLVAKRGGVAEGAPGQEEVWVWVLGMESTEPLSGVEVSLVKKSGQAVARCTTDGAQGCKLQVPAQPVDPSAPFALVARKGEELTYLKYSELKTEIANSDVQGEPYRAETFYRASIYSDRGVYRPGDTAHVAAVVRGADGVAPPVDLPVEVRVVDPREREFKKVPLKTNGAGVVALDLPFASFQDTGRYRVSLHVADREVAQYTLSLEEFVPERMKVTATTDKPGYAQGAPVPVKVEAAYLFGGSAEDSPLELTCRLEPSTFAPKENGQLTYGVWRQGGTEAKAVTLGQVTGALNAQGQAVLECPAQAAAGGFKGPAKLVAQASVFEAGSGRSTLGEVTVPMHPEHYYVGLQTGTRKVEAGKAFTVTGMVVDWEGRPFTRTQDIKPLEVEYLRLEQEYGSFYDESEGYERYQRYLRPVREGKGIVKVEGGKFQLTVTPAQDAAGFIVRVRSGNAQTDLQLEGRGEYYWWGDGEERVDQTPRPMKPASIALELPRSGKVGEPLTVKLKAPYRGRVLLTAETDRVIASEWKTMEPGEVAWTFTPREFAPNVYLSAFMVKDPHLESAQAFMPDRAFGVGSVTLEPTAFTQEVKLSVPEEVRSNSTLTVNLELGAMEGPTYATVAVVDEGILSLTRFQSPDPLKELIAKRALGVETYETIGWTLLVPPAGNSRSTGGDEGGDASGRVQPVKPVALWSGVVPVPASGKLSLPFSIPQYRGAVRVMAVTAGAKRVGRASAQVLVRDPLVLQATLPRFLTQNDEIQIPVFLTNLSGSPQEVKVTLTAENLPVPGMAMPAASMGSPLKLLGKSEGRTRLENGKAATLVFQAKAVQAVGAARLKVTAEGGGHTAFEQLDVPLLPAGPRERQVQRLELAAGRMDLMPYLQGWVPTTERSTFWVTTNPYAESLQHLSYLVRYPYGCIEQTTSSTRPLLFVSQLIDNVDPSLTGNKKVEDMVMAGLNRIVSMQTPAGGFGYWPGDTEPVAWGTAYATHMLLDAQKLKYPVPQDRLEDALAWMGKELTRREGSTVKDRSSGHEAEPYMHYVLAMAGKGRKARVQKMVEAFAQQKALSGEEREQEYMLKAALYLSGDRRYEKELRNPVLEPVTDERRNTWSFYSDRRRRGFMLSTFQDLFGNDATGEPLAQQVAQALQGHSSAWYTTQELVWGITGLGKRVSGAASDFTPPTLVAEGKEVPPQATGNTKAARASDSTWALVRASERKGVALDLKEKGAGKLYLILNSEGVRTGGQAKTGGEGLALTRTYRKLDGTVISPGQPVNLADLLYVEVEISNTSGERIQNIALVDRLPAGWEIENARLGRGGSVEWVDTSSLWTADYVNIRDDRMEVFGSLEAKESKKVVYAVRAVTSGKFTLPPVEAEAMYDPRLWAREAGGPVEVSGPWQDFLL; this is encoded by the coding sequence ACCTGCCTCCCCCCCGGCCCCCCCGGCAACGCCGGGCGCCCCGGCCAGTGCCGAGCCCCTCAAGCCCGAGGCCTACGTCCCCACCGTCCGCGAGGTGGCGCCCGGCGAGGGGGTGGTGCCCACCCAGCTCGTGTTCCAGTTCTCCCGGAGCGTGCAGTACTCCGACGGGCAAGGGAAGAAGGGCACGGTGTTCCGGTTCACCCCGGAGGTAGAGGGCCAGCTCGAGTACTACCGCGACAGCACCGCGCTCTCCTTCACGCCGGGCAACGGGTTCGCGCTGGGCACGCAGTACACCGTCACCGTGGAGGCCGTGGAGACGCCCACCGGCGTGGTGAAGCCGCCCCCGGCGCCCTACACCTTCACCACCCCCGCGTTCGCCTTCCTGCGGATGGCCCCGCGGCAGGTGGACACGGAGAAGGGCCTGGTGACGGTGGACCTCGTCTTCTCGGGCCCCGTGGACGCGGCGAAGGCCCGCCGGGTGAGCACCTTCCAGGTGGACGGCAAGCCGCTGACGTCCTTCAAGCTGAGCGCGGATCCGGAGCACCGCCACATCCTCTCGGCGCAGCTCACCAGCCCCCTGCTCAAGCCCGGCGCCAAGGTGGGCTATGCGCTCAAGGCCGGGCTGACGTCGCAGCAGGGCGGGGGGGGCGCGCCCGCGGGGCAGGGCACCTTCGAGGTGCTCGGCGGCAAGCGCCTGGACATCACCGTGGTCTCCCTGGAGGAGGGCAACACCGGCTTCTACCTGGAGGTGCAGTGCCGCGACGTGGAGATGAACGCGCCGCCCAGCCGCCAGTATGACGAGTGGTACTACAGCAACCAGCCCGGCTGTTCGTTCGACGAGGACGCGGCCGCCGAGGCCATCCACTTCACGCCCCCGGTGAAGTTCTCCGTGGCGCCGGCCCGCCGGGGCTTCCGCCTCTTCGGCGACTTCAAGCGCGGCAAGTACACGCTGAAGATCGACGCGGGGGCGATCTCCGAGGGCCGGGGCCGGCTGCTCTCCGCCTTCGAGAACTCCTACACCTTCGGCGCGCGCACGCCCCAGCTGGTCTTCACCTCGGCGGGCCGCTACCTGCCGCGCAGCGCCTGGCGCAACCTGCCCCTGAGCCACCTCAACGTGGACGAGGCGCAGCTCATGGTGCGGCAGGTGCCCCCGGAGAACCTCATCTTCTGGATGAGCAACGATGGGCAGGAGACCGCCGATGAGCGCACCTCCAATGTCCTGCTCGCGAAGGCGCTGCCCCTCCAGGGGGCTCAGGACGTGCTCTCCACCACCTACCTGGATGTCGGCAGCCTGGTGCCCTCCACCACCCGGGGGCTGGTGGAAGTCTCGCTCAGCTACCTCAACAAGCGCGCCTCCTCGCGCATCCTGCTCACCGACCTGAGCCTCGTGGCCAAGCGCGGCGGCGTGGCCGAGGGCGCCCCGGGCCAGGAGGAGGTGTGGGTGTGGGTGCTCGGCATGGAGTCCACCGAGCCGCTGTCGGGGGTGGAGGTGTCGCTGGTGAAGAAGAGCGGGCAGGCGGTGGCCCGCTGCACCACGGACGGCGCCCAGGGCTGCAAGCTCCAGGTGCCCGCGCAGCCGGTGGACCCCAGCGCCCCGTTCGCGCTGGTGGCGCGCAAGGGCGAGGAGCTGACGTACCTGAAGTACAGCGAGCTGAAGACGGAGATCGCCAACTCGGACGTGCAGGGCGAGCCGTACCGGGCCGAGACCTTCTACCGCGCGTCCATCTACTCGGACCGGGGCGTGTACCGGCCGGGGGACACCGCGCACGTGGCGGCGGTGGTGCGCGGGGCGGACGGCGTGGCGCCCCCGGTGGACCTGCCGGTGGAGGTGCGCGTGGTGGATCCGCGCGAGCGCGAGTTCAAGAAGGTGCCGCTCAAGACGAACGGCGCGGGGGTGGTGGCGCTGGACTTGCCGTTCGCCTCCTTCCAGGACACGGGCCGCTACCGGGTGTCCCTGCACGTGGCGGACCGGGAGGTGGCCCAGTACACGCTGAGCCTGGAGGAGTTCGTCCCGGAGCGCATGAAGGTGACGGCCACCACGGACAAGCCGGGCTACGCGCAGGGCGCGCCGGTGCCGGTGAAGGTGGAGGCCGCGTACCTCTTCGGCGGCTCGGCCGAGGACAGCCCGCTGGAGCTGACGTGCCGGCTGGAGCCGTCCACGTTCGCGCCCAAGGAGAACGGCCAGCTCACCTATGGCGTGTGGCGCCAGGGTGGCACCGAGGCCAAGGCCGTCACGCTGGGCCAGGTGACGGGCGCGCTCAACGCCCAGGGCCAGGCGGTGCTGGAGTGCCCGGCGCAGGCGGCCGCGGGGGGCTTCAAGGGCCCGGCGAAGCTGGTGGCCCAGGCGAGCGTGTTCGAGGCGGGCAGCGGCCGCTCCACGCTGGGGGAGGTCACCGTGCCCATGCACCCGGAGCACTACTACGTGGGGCTCCAGACGGGCACCCGCAAGGTGGAGGCGGGCAAGGCCTTCACCGTGACGGGCATGGTGGTGGACTGGGAGGGCCGGCCCTTCACCCGCACCCAGGACATCAAGCCCCTGGAGGTGGAGTACCTCCGGCTGGAGCAGGAGTACGGCTCCTTCTACGACGAGTCGGAGGGCTATGAGCGCTACCAGCGCTACCTGCGCCCGGTGCGCGAGGGCAAGGGCATCGTGAAGGTGGAGGGGGGCAAGTTCCAGCTCACGGTGACGCCCGCGCAGGACGCGGCCGGCTTCATCGTCCGGGTGCGCTCGGGCAACGCGCAGACGGACCTGCAGCTGGAGGGCCGGGGCGAGTACTACTGGTGGGGCGACGGCGAGGAGCGCGTGGACCAGACGCCGCGCCCGATGAAGCCCGCCTCCATCGCGCTGGAGCTGCCGCGCTCGGGCAAGGTGGGCGAGCCCCTCACGGTGAAGCTCAAGGCCCCGTACCGGGGCCGGGTGCTGCTCACCGCGGAGACCGACCGCGTCATCGCCTCCGAGTGGAAGACGATGGAGCCCGGCGAGGTGGCGTGGACGTTCACCCCGCGGGAGTTCGCGCCCAACGTCTACCTCAGCGCGTTCATGGTGAAGGATCCGCACCTGGAGTCCGCCCAGGCCTTCATGCCGGACCGGGCCTTCGGGGTGGGCAGCGTCACGCTGGAGCCCACGGCCTTCACCCAGGAGGTGAAGCTCTCGGTGCCCGAGGAGGTCCGCTCCAACAGCACCCTCACGGTGAACCTGGAGCTGGGGGCGATGGAGGGGCCCACCTACGCCACGGTGGCCGTGGTGGACGAGGGCATCCTGTCCCTCACGCGCTTCCAGAGCCCGGACCCCCTGAAGGAGCTGATCGCCAAGCGCGCCCTGGGCGTGGAGACGTACGAGACCATCGGCTGGACGCTGCTGGTGCCCCCGGCGGGCAACTCCCGGAGCACCGGCGGTGACGAGGGCGGGGATGCCTCCGGCCGCGTGCAGCCGGTGAAGCCCGTGGCGCTGTGGAGCGGCGTGGTGCCGGTGCCCGCGAGCGGCAAGCTGAGCCTGCCCTTCTCGATTCCGCAGTACCGCGGCGCGGTGCGGGTGATGGCGGTGACGGCCGGCGCCAAGCGCGTGGGCCGCGCCAGCGCCCAGGTGCTGGTGAGGGATCCGCTGGTGCTCCAGGCCACGCTGCCGCGCTTCCTCACGCAGAATGACGAGATCCAGATTCCCGTCTTCCTCACCAACCTCTCGGGCAGCCCCCAGGAGGTGAAGGTCACCCTCACGGCGGAGAACCTGCCGGTGCCCGGCATGGCCATGCCCGCCGCCTCGATGGGCTCGCCGCTGAAGCTGCTCGGCAAGAGCGAGGGGCGCACGCGGCTGGAGAACGGCAAGGCGGCCACGCTCGTCTTCCAGGCCAAGGCGGTGCAGGCGGTGGGCGCCGCCCGGCTGAAGGTGACGGCCGAGGGCGGAGGCCACACGGCCTTCGAGCAGCTCGACGTGCCGCTGCTGCCCGCGGGCCCGCGCGAGCGCCAGGTGCAGCGGCTGGAGCTGGCCGCGGGGCGCATGGACCTCATGCCTTACCTCCAGGGCTGGGTGCCCACCACCGAGCGCAGCACGTTCTGGGTGACGACCAATCCGTACGCCGAGTCGCTCCAGCACCTGAGCTACCTGGTGCGCTACCCCTACGGCTGCATCGAGCAGACGACCTCCTCCACGCGCCCGCTGCTCTTCGTCTCGCAGCTCATCGACAACGTGGACCCGTCGCTCACGGGCAACAAGAAGGTGGAGGACATGGTGATGGCGGGCCTCAACCGCATCGTCTCCATGCAGACGCCCGCGGGCGGCTTCGGCTACTGGCCGGGCGACACCGAGCCCGTGGCCTGGGGCACCGCCTACGCCACGCACATGCTCCTGGACGCGCAGAAGCTCAAGTACCCCGTACCGCAGGACCGGCTGGAGGATGCCCTGGCGTGGATGGGCAAGGAGCTCACCCGCCGGGAGGGCAGCACCGTGAAGGACCGCTCCTCTGGCCACGAGGCGGAGCCCTACATGCACTACGTGCTGGCCATGGCGGGCAAGGGCCGCAAGGCGCGCGTGCAGAAGATGGTGGAGGCGTTCGCCCAGCAGAAGGCCCTCTCCGGCGAGGAGCGCGAGCAGGAGTACATGCTCAAGGCGGCGCTCTACCTGTCCGGAGACCGGCGCTACGAGAAGGAGCTGCGCAACCCCGTGCTCGAGCCGGTGACGGACGAGCGGCGCAACACCTGGTCCTTCTACTCGGACCGGCGCCGCCGCGGCTTCATGCTCAGCACCTTCCAGGATCTGTTCGGCAACGACGCCACGGGCGAGCCGCTGGCGCAGCAGGTGGCCCAGGCGCTCCAGGGCCACTCCAGCGCCTGGTACACCACGCAGGAGCTGGTGTGGGGCATCACTGGCCTGGGCAAGCGCGTGTCCGGCGCCGCCTCGGACTTCACGCCCCCCACGCTGGTGGCGGAGGGCAAGGAGGTGCCCCCCCAGGCCACCGGCAACACGAAGGCGGCCCGCGCCTCGGACAGCACCTGGGCGCTGGTGCGCGCCAGCGAGCGCAAGGGTGTGGCGCTCGACCTGAAGGAGAAGGGCGCGGGCAAGCTCTACCTCATCCTCAACAGCGAGGGGGTGCGCACCGGGGGCCAGGCGAAGACGGGCGGCGAGGGGCTGGCGCTCACCCGCACCTACCGCAAGCTCGATGGCACCGTCATCAGCCCGGGCCAGCCGGTGAACCTGGCGGACCTCCTCTATGTCGAGGTGGAGATCTCCAACACCTCGGGCGAGCGCATCCAGAACATCGCCCTGGTGGACCGGCTGCCCGCGGGCTGGGAAATCGAGAACGCCCGGCTGGGGCGCGGCGGCAGCGTGGAGTGGGTGGACACCAGCAGCCTCTGGACGGCGGACTACGTGAACATCCGGGATGACCGCATGGAGGTGTTCGGGAGCCTGGAGGCCAAGGAGTCCAAGAAGGTCGTCTACGCGGTGCGCGCCGTCACCTCCGGCAAGTTCACCCTGCCGCCGGTGGAGGCCGAGGCCATGTACGATCCACGCCTCTGGGCCCGCGAGGCCGGTGGGCCGGTGGAGGTGTCCGGCCCCTGGCAGGACTTCCTGCTGTAG
- a CDS encoding RNA polymerase sigma factor, producing MDPQLRAVLAGNREAAEALLEELLPRVRNLVRYLVKGDAEAEDFSQEALLAILRGLKSYRGEGTFRSWADRVVARTVFAGLKRERNEGARRNPEGAEQVELVAVPSEDAPLDEYVHRRHMVTLLDHIPAEQRHALVLHHVMELSVPEIAEELGIPFETVRSRLRLGRTALRAMAEKKQAEETSSR from the coding sequence GTGGACCCCCAGCTCCGGGCGGTCCTGGCGGGCAACCGCGAGGCGGCCGAGGCCTTGCTGGAGGAGCTGTTGCCCCGGGTGCGCAACCTGGTGCGGTACCTGGTGAAGGGGGATGCGGAGGCGGAGGATTTTTCCCAGGAGGCGCTGCTCGCCATCTTGCGAGGGCTGAAGTCCTACCGGGGCGAGGGCACGTTCCGCTCCTGGGCGGACCGGGTGGTGGCCCGCACGGTGTTCGCAGGGCTGAAGCGGGAGCGGAATGAGGGGGCGCGGCGCAACCCGGAAGGGGCGGAGCAGGTGGAGCTGGTGGCGGTGCCCTCGGAGGATGCGCCCCTGGACGAGTATGTCCACCGGCGGCACATGGTCACCCTGCTGGACCACATCCCGGCGGAGCAACGCCATGCGCTGGTGCTCCACCACGTGATGGAGTTGAGCGTGCCGGAGATCGCCGAGGAACTGGGAATTCCTTTCGAGACGGTGAGGAGCCGGCTGCGGCTGGGGCGCACCGCCCTCCGGGCGATGGCGGAGAAGAAGCAAGCCGAGGAGACATCGTCTCGATGA